The Henckelia pumila isolate YLH828 chromosome 2, ASM3356847v2, whole genome shotgun sequence genome includes a window with the following:
- the LOC140881776 gene encoding protein TIFY 10A-like isoform X2, with translation MGSPEILDSGKRFNFSQTCSLLSQFLKEGGTFGDQLGRSLLFSADHKGIPTRTMDLLPMIEKSGQNSVAAAKPDSFPFFPVGREETLNKSELSGMKTGNHQSAQMTIFYAGEVIVFDDLPQEKANQIMMLASTAALSPPNTAHRAAESAASFPKFTSARNLNRTPHQLLASDLPIKRKNSLARFLEKRKDRIVATEPYQAIRKPAKREAWLEMELASRSSSPNNQRH, from the exons ATGGGCTCGCCGGAAATTTTGGACTCCGGGAAGAGGTTTAATTTCTCTCAAACTTGTAGCTTGTTGAGCCAGTTCTTGAAAGAGGGCGGTACTTTTGGAGACCAGCTGGGTCGATCTCTGCTGTTTTCCGCGGATCACAAAG GGATTCCGACTAGAACCATGGATTTGTTGCCCATGATCGAGAAATCGGGTCAGAATTCGGTTGCTGCTGCAAAGCCTGATTCGTTTCCCTTTTTCCCTGTCGGAAGGGAAgaaaccctgaataaatctGAACTCAG TGGTATGAAAACCGGGAATCATCAAAGTGCGCAAATGACCATATTCTACGCCGGTGAGGTGATTGTGTTCGACGATTTGCCGCAGGAAAAGGCGAACCAGATCATGATGTTAGCTAGCACCGCCGCGTTGTCCCCGCCGAACACAGCTCATAGGGCGGCGGAATCCGCCGCCAGCTTCCCTAAGTTTACTTCAGCTCGAAACCTAAACAGGACTCCTCACCAGCTTCTTGCTTCCG ATTTACCAATCAAGAGGAAAAATTCTCTGGCCAGATTCTTGGAGAAGAGGAAAGACAG AATTGTAGCAACTGAACCGTACCAAGCAATTAGAAAGCCAGCTAAAAGAGAAGCATGGCTGGAAATGGAATTGGCTTCTCGATCTTCTTCACCAAACAATCAGCGCCATTGA
- the LOC140881776 gene encoding protein TIFY 10A-like isoform X1: MGSPEILDSGKRFNFSQTCSLLSQFLKEGGTFGDQLGRSLLFSADHKAGIPTRTMDLLPMIEKSGQNSVAAAKPDSFPFFPVGREETLNKSELSGMKTGNHQSAQMTIFYAGEVIVFDDLPQEKANQIMMLASTAALSPPNTAHRAAESAASFPKFTSARNLNRTPHQLLASDLPIKRKNSLARFLEKRKDRIVATEPYQAIRKPAKREAWLEMELASRSSSPNNQRH, encoded by the exons ATGGGCTCGCCGGAAATTTTGGACTCCGGGAAGAGGTTTAATTTCTCTCAAACTTGTAGCTTGTTGAGCCAGTTCTTGAAAGAGGGCGGTACTTTTGGAGACCAGCTGGGTCGATCTCTGCTGTTTTCCGCGGATCACAAAG CAGGGATTCCGACTAGAACCATGGATTTGTTGCCCATGATCGAGAAATCGGGTCAGAATTCGGTTGCTGCTGCAAAGCCTGATTCGTTTCCCTTTTTCCCTGTCGGAAGGGAAgaaaccctgaataaatctGAACTCAG TGGTATGAAAACCGGGAATCATCAAAGTGCGCAAATGACCATATTCTACGCCGGTGAGGTGATTGTGTTCGACGATTTGCCGCAGGAAAAGGCGAACCAGATCATGATGTTAGCTAGCACCGCCGCGTTGTCCCCGCCGAACACAGCTCATAGGGCGGCGGAATCCGCCGCCAGCTTCCCTAAGTTTACTTCAGCTCGAAACCTAAACAGGACTCCTCACCAGCTTCTTGCTTCCG ATTTACCAATCAAGAGGAAAAATTCTCTGGCCAGATTCTTGGAGAAGAGGAAAGACAG AATTGTAGCAACTGAACCGTACCAAGCAATTAGAAAGCCAGCTAAAAGAGAAGCATGGCTGGAAATGGAATTGGCTTCTCGATCTTCTTCACCAAACAATCAGCGCCATTGA